One region of Pseudomonas sp. ABC1 genomic DNA includes:
- a CDS encoding cation acetate symporter encodes MIARLFSAAVLMAASPLLMAGEALTGAVQKQPTNWTAIVMFVVFIAATMGITKWAAKRNTSTADYYTAGGSITGFQNGLAIAGDYMSAASFLGISALVYTSGYDGLIYSIGFLVGWPLILFLMAERLRNLGKFSFSDVASYRLGQTQIRILSALGGLTVVAFYLIAQMVGAGKLIQLLFGLDYYVAVILVGVLMVCYVLFGGMLATTWVQIIKAVLLLSGASFMAIMVMKHVGFNFGALFSQAVEIHEKGTAIMSPGGLVTDPISAISLGMALMFGTAGLPHILMRFFTVSDAKEARKSVFYATGFIGYFYILTFIIGFGAILLVSTNPEFRDAAGAIVGGTNMVAVHLASAVGGNLFLGFISAVAFATILAVVAGLTLAGASAVSHDLYACVIKKGKAKEEDEMRVTKITTLSLGVVAILLGIAFEKQNIAFMVGLAFSIAASCNFPVLFLSMYWKGLTTRGALVGGALGLFTALALTVLSPTVWVQVLGYEQAIFPYSYPALFSIIVAFVGIWVFSVTDKSQSANEERARFFPQFVRSQTGLGATGAVSH; translated from the coding sequence ATGATCGCTCGTCTGTTCTCCGCAGCCGTCCTGATGGCTGCATCGCCCCTGCTGATGGCAGGCGAGGCGCTGACCGGTGCCGTACAGAAGCAGCCGACCAACTGGACGGCGATCGTCATGTTCGTGGTGTTCATCGCCGCGACCATGGGCATCACCAAGTGGGCTGCCAAGCGCAACACCTCCACCGCTGACTACTACACTGCCGGCGGTAGCATCACCGGCTTCCAGAACGGCTTGGCGATCGCTGGCGACTACATGTCGGCGGCTTCCTTCCTGGGTATTTCCGCACTCGTCTACACCAGTGGTTATGACGGCCTGATCTACTCCATCGGCTTCCTGGTCGGCTGGCCGCTGATCCTGTTCCTGATGGCCGAGCGCCTGCGCAACCTGGGCAAGTTCAGCTTCTCCGACGTGGCCTCCTATCGCCTGGGCCAGACGCAAATCCGCATCCTGTCGGCCCTGGGTGGCCTGACCGTGGTGGCGTTCTACCTGATCGCGCAGATGGTCGGTGCCGGCAAGCTGATCCAGCTGCTGTTCGGCCTGGACTACTACGTCGCGGTGATCCTGGTTGGCGTGCTGATGGTTTGCTACGTACTGTTCGGCGGCATGCTGGCCACGACCTGGGTACAGATCATCAAGGCGGTCCTGCTGCTGTCCGGCGCCAGCTTCATGGCGATCATGGTCATGAAGCACGTTGGCTTCAACTTCGGTGCGCTGTTCTCGCAAGCGGTCGAAATCCATGAGAAAGGCACTGCCATCATGAGCCCCGGTGGCCTGGTGACCGATCCGATCTCCGCGATCTCCCTGGGTATGGCACTGATGTTCGGTACCGCTGGCCTGCCGCACATCCTGATGCGCTTCTTCACCGTCTCCGACGCCAAGGAAGCACGCAAGAGCGTGTTCTATGCAACCGGCTTCATCGGCTACTTCTACATCCTGACCTTCATCATCGGCTTCGGCGCGATCCTGCTGGTCAGCACCAACCCGGAATTCCGCGACGCCGCGGGCGCCATCGTCGGTGGCACCAACATGGTGGCCGTGCACCTGGCCAGCGCCGTGGGTGGCAACCTGTTCCTGGGCTTCATCTCCGCCGTGGCCTTCGCCACCATCCTCGCGGTGGTTGCCGGTCTGACCCTGGCGGGTGCCTCTGCGGTTTCCCATGACCTGTATGCCTGTGTGATCAAGAAGGGCAAGGCCAAGGAAGAGGACGAAATGCGTGTGACCAAGATCACTACGCTGTCCCTGGGTGTGGTCGCTATCCTGCTGGGTATCGCCTTCGAGAAGCAGAACATCGCCTTCATGGTGGGTCTGGCATTCTCCATCGCCGCCAGCTGCAACTTCCCGGTCCTGTTCCTCTCCATGTACTGGAAAGGTCTGACCACCCGCGGTGCGCTGGTTGGTGGTGCACTGGGCCTGTTCACGGCGCTGGCACTGACCGTTCTCAGCCCGACCGTGTGGGTACAGGTCCTGGGTTACGAGCAGGCGATCTTCCCGTACTCCTACCCGGCGCTGTTCTCCATCATCGTTGCCTTCGTCGGTATCTGGGTGTTCTCGGTCACTGACAAGTCGCAATCGGCCAACGAAGAGCGTGCGCGGTTCTTCCCGCAGTTCGTTCGTTCGCAAACCGGCCTGGGCGCTACTGGTGCGGTTTCGCACTAA
- a CDS encoding beta (1-6) glucans synthase, with translation MACFWHEIGKAREIPDAVPAQQKLQCVSYSPFDKDQSPFEQPLALRPERMEADLALLSKRFQCIRTYSTTGLEGIPDLARKHGLKLLLGAWVSADAQQTRQELDTLIRLANANADIVEAVIVGNETLLRKEVTATRLAGLIEEVKQAVSVPVTYADVWEFWLKHPEIAPAVDFLTIHLLPYWEDNPSGIEHALQEVEQVRQVFGGAFAPKGILIGETGWPSAGRQRETAVADRVNQASFIRGFVQMAEANGWRYNLIEAFDQPWKRASEGTVGGYWGLYDADRQDKGSLQGAISNQPHWPLWLGGGLGLWLLALGLGGIPRNLRDIPGHGLIAAVGVTSLSLWTQTLMEDSRNWAEWSWGLSLVALNLIVLLHTVMAHGSRQGRRACVLAWLDAHAAKLLLASGFAAAVMTLGLVFDARYRGFPSAALLLPALAYAYRAVPAYPRESSLLLALLCAGIAPQLYQEGLQNIQALGWAAVSLILAVALWRGLKTGKRTMSQPT, from the coding sequence ATGGCCTGCTTCTGGCATGAGATCGGCAAGGCGCGCGAAATACCGGATGCCGTCCCCGCCCAGCAGAAACTGCAGTGCGTGTCCTACAGCCCATTCGACAAGGACCAGTCCCCCTTCGAACAACCCCTGGCGCTACGCCCGGAGCGCATGGAGGCCGACCTGGCGCTGCTATCCAAGCGCTTCCAGTGCATTCGCACCTATTCGACCACGGGCCTGGAAGGCATTCCCGACCTGGCCCGCAAGCATGGGCTCAAGCTGCTGCTCGGGGCATGGGTCAGTGCTGATGCACAGCAGACCCGGCAGGAACTGGACACCCTGATCAGGCTCGCCAACGCCAACGCCGATATCGTCGAGGCCGTGATCGTCGGCAACGAAACCCTGCTGCGCAAGGAAGTCACCGCCACCCGCCTGGCGGGATTGATCGAGGAGGTCAAGCAGGCCGTCAGCGTCCCTGTCACCTATGCCGACGTCTGGGAGTTCTGGCTGAAGCACCCGGAGATCGCCCCAGCGGTCGACTTCCTGACCATTCACCTGCTGCCCTACTGGGAGGACAACCCCAGTGGTATCGAACATGCGCTGCAAGAAGTCGAGCAGGTACGTCAGGTCTTCGGTGGCGCCTTCGCGCCCAAGGGTATCCTGATCGGCGAAACCGGCTGGCCCAGCGCCGGGCGCCAGCGCGAAACAGCCGTTGCCGACAGGGTCAACCAGGCTTCGTTCATTCGTGGCTTCGTGCAGATGGCCGAGGCCAATGGCTGGCGCTACAACCTGATCGAAGCTTTCGACCAACCCTGGAAGCGCGCCAGCGAAGGCACCGTGGGCGGCTACTGGGGCTTGTACGACGCCGACCGCCAGGACAAGGGCAGCCTGCAAGGGGCCATCTCCAACCAGCCGCACTGGCCACTCTGGCTCGGTGGCGGCCTGGGGCTCTGGCTGCTGGCCCTCGGCCTGGGCGGAATCCCCCGGAACCTGCGTGATATTCCCGGCCATGGCCTGATCGCCGCCGTCGGCGTCACCAGCCTCTCGCTATGGACGCAGACGCTCATGGAAGACAGCCGCAACTGGGCGGAATGGAGCTGGGGGCTATCTCTGGTCGCCCTCAACCTCATCGTCCTGCTGCATACCGTCATGGCCCATGGCAGCCGCCAGGGCAGGCGCGCCTGCGTACTCGCCTGGCTGGACGCACACGCAGCGAAACTGCTGCTGGCCAGCGGCTTCGCCGCAGCGGTGATGACCCTCGGACTGGTATTCGATGCGCGTTATCGAGGCTTCCCGAGCGCAGCCCTGTTGCTGCCGGCCCTGGCCTACGCCTACCGGGCCGTACCGGCCTACCCCCGGGAATCATCCCTACTCCTGGCCTTGCTGTGTGCCGGCATTGCGCCTCAGCTCTACCAGGAAGGCCTGCAAAACATCCAGGCACTCGGCTGGGCAGCGGTCAGCCTGATCCTGGCAGTGGCGCTCTGGCGTGGCCTGAAAACAGGGAAGCGGACAATGAGCCAGCCAACCTGA
- a CDS encoding rhomboid family intramembrane serine protease: MSQDRRDELLEALRLPLSEDLNGFVMLLQRLGVPYRVSEEAGEQVLRVPESQLEPVRELYRRYPQGNGAPEMSRPDARGGFGTALLQHPLTSLVLLVTLVVAGLTQLGDNLGAVRWFNFTDFRIEGDYAYFASLGQTLSSGEWWRLLMPIFVHFGVLHLTMNGLWFWELGRRIEARQGAILLLALTLMFGLASNLAQYVFGGASIFGGLSGVLYGLLGHCWLYQKLAPNEYYRLPRGVLVLMLVWLLVCLSGLIDVLSFGAMSIANAAHVSGLLMGCLTGLLGGWLARRRIGRA; encoded by the coding sequence ATGTCGCAAGATAGGAGAGACGAGTTGCTGGAAGCCTTGCGTTTACCGCTGTCCGAAGACCTGAATGGCTTCGTCATGCTGTTGCAGCGCCTGGGAGTGCCTTACCGTGTCAGTGAAGAGGCGGGCGAGCAGGTGCTGAGGGTGCCTGAATCGCAACTGGAGCCGGTGCGCGAACTCTATCGCCGCTATCCCCAGGGAAACGGCGCTCCCGAGATGTCGCGGCCGGATGCGCGCGGTGGCTTCGGCACCGCGTTGTTGCAGCACCCGCTGACCAGCCTGGTGCTGCTGGTGACGCTGGTCGTCGCTGGCTTGACGCAGTTGGGCGATAACCTGGGTGCAGTGCGCTGGTTCAATTTCACCGACTTCCGTATCGAAGGCGACTATGCCTATTTCGCCTCCCTGGGGCAGACGCTGAGCAGTGGCGAGTGGTGGCGCCTGTTGATGCCGATATTCGTGCATTTCGGCGTGCTTCACCTGACCATGAACGGGCTGTGGTTCTGGGAACTCGGGCGTCGTATAGAGGCGCGTCAGGGCGCAATTCTATTACTGGCGCTGACCCTGATGTTCGGTCTGGCTTCCAATCTGGCCCAGTATGTTTTCGGTGGGGCAAGCATCTTCGGCGGCCTGTCCGGCGTCCTCTATGGTCTGCTGGGGCATTGCTGGCTGTACCAGAAGCTGGCGCCGAACGAGTACTACCGTCTTCCGCGTGGTGTGCTGGTCTTGATGCTGGTCTGGTTGCTGGTCTGTCTCTCGGGGCTTATCGACGTGCTCAGTTTCGGGGCGATGTCCATTGCCAATGCGGCTCACGTCAGCGGATTGCTGATGGGTTGCCTGACGGGGTTGTTGGGGGGCTGGTTGGCTCGACGTCGTATCGGCAGGGCTTGA
- a CDS encoding metallophosphoesterase produces MLIDPQRSYDLIGDIHGCAEELERLLDQLGYSRHGSVWRHARRQVIFLGDIIDRGPKIRESLHLVQSMVAAGEAHCIMGNHEFNALGWYAEAPPESGKTHVRERSPRYATLLKETFQQFERHPGDWQAFRDWFYELPLYLENERFRVVHACWDSRVIARLRPHLQDGCISPDLLRQAAFENGFISKALDRLLRGTDMQLPDGLTLTSEEGFTRSFFRTKFWEENPRTYGDVVFQPDALPEHAARMPLSQSQKSRLFLYGPDEPLLFIGHYWRRGRPAPLRANLACLDYSAVKGGKLVAYRLDREHHLDPGKFVWVDVAR; encoded by the coding sequence ATGCTGATCGATCCGCAACGCAGCTACGACCTGATCGGCGACATCCATGGCTGTGCCGAGGAACTGGAGCGGCTGCTGGACCAGTTGGGATACAGCCGGCATGGCTCGGTCTGGCGTCACGCCCGGCGGCAGGTGATCTTCCTCGGCGATATCATCGACCGTGGCCCGAAGATCCGTGAATCGTTGCACTTGGTGCAGAGCATGGTCGCCGCTGGCGAAGCGCATTGCATCATGGGCAACCATGAGTTCAATGCGCTGGGTTGGTATGCGGAGGCTCCGCCGGAGAGCGGCAAGACCCATGTGCGGGAGCGCTCGCCCCGTTATGCAACGCTGTTGAAGGAAACCTTCCAGCAGTTCGAACGCCATCCGGGGGATTGGCAGGCATTCCGGGACTGGTTCTATGAATTGCCCCTGTACCTGGAGAACGAGCGTTTCCGTGTCGTGCATGCTTGCTGGGACAGTCGTGTGATCGCCCGCCTGCGCCCGCATCTGCAGGATGGCTGCATCAGTCCGGATCTGCTGCGCCAGGCTGCCTTCGAGAACGGTTTTATCAGCAAGGCGCTGGACCGGTTGCTGCGTGGCACCGATATGCAACTGCCTGATGGCCTGACGCTGACCAGCGAGGAAGGCTTCACCCGCTCGTTTTTCCGCACCAAGTTCTGGGAGGAAAACCCCCGGACTTATGGCGATGTGGTCTTCCAGCCCGATGCCTTGCCCGAGCATGCCGCGCGCATGCCTCTGAGTCAGAGCCAGAAGAGTCGATTGTTCCTCTACGGTCCTGACGAACCGCTGCTTTTCATCGGCCATTACTGGCGGCGCGGGCGGCCGGCGCCGTTGCGGGCGAACCTCGCCTGCCTTGACTACAGCGCGGTAAAAGGTGGAAAACTGGTCGCCTACCGCCTCGATCGGGAACACCACCTGGACCCAGGCAAGTTTGTCTGGGTCGATGTCGCAAGATAG
- the ihfB gene encoding integration host factor subunit beta codes for MTKSELIERIVSQQGLLSSKDVELAIKTMLEQMAQALSTGDRIEIRGFGSFTLHYRAPRVGRNPKTGQSVPLEGKFVPHFKPGKELRDRVNEDE; via the coding sequence ATGACCAAGTCGGAATTGATCGAGCGTATCGTCAGCCAACAGGGCCTGCTTTCGTCGAAGGATGTCGAGCTGGCCATCAAGACGATGCTCGAGCAGATGGCTCAGGCATTGTCGACAGGCGATCGTATCGAGATACGGGGGTTCGGCAGTTTCACCTTGCACTACCGTGCGCCCAGGGTTGGACGTAACCCGAAGACCGGGCAATCGGTACCGCTTGAAGGCAAGTTCGTCCCGCATTTCAAGCCGGGCAAGGAGTTGCGTGACCGGGTCAATGAGGACGAGTGA
- a CDS encoding NAD(+) kinase — protein sequence MEQFRNIGIIGRLGSAQVLETIRRLKRFLIERNLNVILDENIAEVLPGHGLQVSSPQRLGECCDLVIVVGGDGSLLGAARLMARHRVPVLGINRGSLGFLTDIRPDELEIKVGEVLDGQFTLENRFLLEAQARRFNEPIGEGDALNDVVLHPGKSTRMIEFELYIDGHFVCSQKADGLIVATPTGSTAYALSAGGPIMHPRLDAIVIVPMYPHTLSSRPIVVDGNSELKIVVSPNMQIYPQVSCDGQNHFNCAPGDTITVRKRSQKLRLIHPLDHSYYEVCRTKLGWGSRLGVQE from the coding sequence ATGGAGCAATTCCGAAATATCGGCATCATCGGCCGCCTGGGAAGCGCCCAGGTACTGGAGACGATTCGCCGGCTCAAGCGTTTCCTGATCGAGCGCAATCTCAATGTGATCCTGGACGAGAATATCGCCGAGGTGCTGCCGGGACATGGCCTGCAAGTGTCTTCCCCACAGCGTCTGGGCGAGTGCTGCGACCTGGTGATCGTGGTCGGTGGCGACGGCAGTCTGCTGGGCGCGGCCCGACTGATGGCTCGTCATCGTGTGCCAGTGCTGGGAATCAACCGTGGCAGCCTGGGCTTTCTGACCGATATCCGCCCCGACGAGCTGGAGATCAAGGTGGGGGAAGTGCTGGACGGGCAGTTCACCCTGGAGAACCGCTTTCTGCTGGAAGCCCAGGCGCGGCGCTTCAACGAGCCTATCGGCGAGGGCGACGCTCTCAACGACGTGGTCCTGCACCCCGGCAAGTCGACGCGGATGATCGAGTTCGAGTTGTACATCGACGGGCATTTCGTCTGCAGCCAGAAGGCCGATGGCCTGATCGTCGCCACGCCTACGGGCTCCACCGCCTATGCGTTGTCCGCGGGCGGGCCGATCATGCACCCGCGCCTGGATGCCATCGTCATCGTACCGATGTATCCGCACACGTTGTCGAGCCGCCCCATCGTGGTCGATGGCAACAGCGAGCTGAAGATCGTCGTATCGCCCAATATGCAGATCTACCCGCAGGTGTCCTGCGATGGCCAGAACCATTTCAACTGCGCGCCCGGCGACACCATCACGGTGCGCAAGCGCTCGCAGAAGCTGCGCCTGATCCACCCGCTGGACCACAGCTACTACGAAGTCTGCCGGACCAAGCTGGGTTGGGGCAGCCGCCTGGGTGTGCAGGAGTGA
- a CDS encoding 1-aminocyclopropane-1-carboxylate deaminase/D-cysteine desulfhydrase, protein MSEMDEYQPGPLPALQRLELDWLAQAAVEVAVLRLDRVDAELSGNKWFKLLHHLRAARAAGRQGLISLGGAHSNHLHALAAAGRRFGLGTVGLLRGEASMTPTIEDLQAAGMQLHWLGYGGYRARHAPGFWEPWLARYPHYYPVPEGGGGLAGALGCADLVPQIQALLPALGWSDYQGCWLAAGTGTTLAGLVLGEAGRRPVYGALAGPPAHGVAENVAHLLGEAGVEVRGYRLFEACRQGFGRFDPSLLAFIQQVRQQCDLPLEPVYTGKALLALRDAVRAQVFPAGTRLIFVHTGGLQGLRGLGR, encoded by the coding sequence ATGTCAGAGATGGATGAATATCAGCCAGGGCCTTTGCCGGCACTCCAGCGCCTGGAGCTGGACTGGCTGGCGCAGGCGGCGGTCGAGGTGGCCGTGTTGCGCCTGGATCGGGTCGATGCCGAGCTGTCCGGTAACAAATGGTTCAAGCTGCTGCACCACCTGCGAGCGGCACGGGCGGCGGGCCGGCAGGGGTTGATCAGCCTGGGCGGTGCCCATTCCAATCATTTGCATGCACTGGCGGCAGCGGGGCGACGCTTCGGGCTGGGGACGGTCGGTTTGCTGCGCGGCGAAGCCAGCATGACGCCAACCATCGAGGACCTGCAAGCCGCCGGCATGCAGCTGCACTGGCTCGGTTATGGCGGTTATCGGGCGCGGCATGCGCCCGGTTTCTGGGAGCCTTGGCTGGCGCGCTATCCTCACTATTATCCTGTGCCTGAAGGTGGTGGAGGGCTGGCCGGTGCACTGGGCTGTGCCGATCTGGTGCCGCAGATACAGGCACTGCTGCCGGCGCTGGGTTGGAGCGATTACCAGGGTTGCTGGCTGGCGGCCGGAACCGGTACGACCCTGGCGGGCCTGGTGCTGGGCGAGGCGGGGCGGCGGCCTGTATATGGCGCCCTGGCCGGCCCTCCCGCGCATGGGGTGGCGGAGAATGTTGCGCATCTGCTGGGCGAGGCGGGTGTGGAGGTGAGGGGATACCGGCTGTTCGAAGCCTGCCGGCAGGGCTTTGGGCGTTTCGATCCGTCATTGCTGGCCTTTATCCAGCAGGTCCGGCAGCAATGCGACCTGCCGCTGGAACCGGTCTATACCGGCAAGGCGCTACTGGCCTTGCGCGATGCGGTGAGGGCGCAGGTATTTCCTGCCGGCACGCGGCTGATCTTCGTGCACACCGGAGGCTTGCAGGGTTTGCGTGGCCTGGGGCGTTAG
- a CDS encoding DUF485 domain-containing protein, with amino-acid sequence MNNENVYRQIYDHPRFKELVGKRNRLAWTLSAIMLIAYLTFILLIAFEPHLLGVPLGSDTVITWGIPLGLGVIFLAFILTGIYVRRANGEFDRINQEILDEVQQ; translated from the coding sequence ATGAACAATGAAAATGTGTACCGCCAGATCTATGATCATCCCCGCTTCAAGGAGCTGGTCGGCAAGCGCAACCGTCTTGCCTGGACGCTCTCGGCCATCATGTTGATCGCCTATCTGACCTTCATCCTGCTGATCGCCTTCGAGCCTCATCTGCTGGGTGTTCCGCTGGGTTCGGATACTGTCATCACCTGGGGCATTCCCCTGGGCCTGGGCGTGATCTTCCTTGCCTTCATCCTGACCGGTATCTATGTGCGCCGCGCCAACGGTGAATTCGACCGTATCAACCAAGAAATCCTGGATGAGGTGCAGCAATGA
- a CDS encoding alpha/beta fold hydrolase, producing MPLLLCISVLTSILLALPAQAADIDPNQYGYPLHNPFEATIAGTPSALRANLPDDEDIRQSDYSLRLLPEREYRLPDNFWPVKRLSYRLARQSGPAPLIFLIAGTGSNYATGSNELLKKIFYGAGYHVVQISSPTSYDFMAAASQHATPGYSPDDAKDLYRVMQAIRAQQRKLQVTDYFLAGYSLGALQAAFVSQLDETRRSFDFKRVLLLNPPVNLYTSIGNMDKLVQAEVPGLNRQNTFYELILDKLASYYHRKGYINLDEAMLFDFQQSPQRLTDEQLAMLIGITFRFFSADMAFTSDLINRRGLITAPGQPISEGTSLEPLFRKALQCNFDCYMEQQLMPLWRKRHGGGDLPQLIQQVSLYALEDYLQSSQKIAVMHNADDIILGPGDLGFLRRTFGERLTLYPYGGHCGNFGYTDNVRHMLAFMSGQASPAPTSIAVRQASVGSNQQ from the coding sequence ATGCCCCTGTTGCTGTGCATCAGCGTGTTGACCTCGATACTGCTGGCCCTTCCCGCCCAGGCTGCGGACATCGATCCGAACCAGTACGGATACCCGCTGCATAACCCCTTCGAGGCGACGATCGCCGGGACACCCTCTGCCCTGCGCGCCAACCTGCCGGACGACGAAGATATCCGGCAAAGCGATTACAGCCTGAGGCTGCTGCCGGAACGGGAATACCGGCTACCGGACAACTTCTGGCCCGTGAAGCGCCTGAGCTACCGCCTGGCCCGCCAATCCGGCCCGGCGCCGCTGATCTTCCTTATCGCCGGCACCGGCTCCAACTACGCCACCGGCAGCAACGAGCTGTTGAAGAAGATCTTCTACGGCGCCGGCTACCACGTCGTGCAGATCTCCTCCCCCACCAGCTACGACTTCATGGCCGCCGCCTCGCAGCACGCCACGCCCGGCTACAGCCCCGACGATGCCAAGGACCTCTACCGGGTTATGCAGGCCATACGGGCACAACAACGCAAATTGCAGGTCACCGATTACTTCCTGGCCGGCTACAGCCTCGGTGCGCTGCAGGCCGCCTTCGTCAGCCAGCTCGACGAAACCCGGCGCAGCTTCGACTTCAAGCGCGTGCTGCTGCTCAACCCGCCCGTCAACCTGTACACCTCGATCGGCAACATGGACAAGCTGGTCCAGGCAGAAGTCCCGGGCCTGAATCGGCAGAACACCTTCTATGAGCTGATCCTCGACAAACTGGCCAGCTACTACCACCGCAAGGGCTACATCAACCTCGACGAAGCGATGCTGTTCGACTTCCAGCAATCGCCACAGCGCCTCACCGACGAGCAACTGGCCATGCTGATCGGTATCACCTTCCGCTTCTTCTCTGCCGACATGGCGTTTACCTCGGACCTGATCAACCGCCGTGGACTGATCACCGCGCCAGGCCAGCCGATCAGCGAAGGCACCAGCCTCGAACCGCTGTTTCGCAAGGCCCTGCAATGCAACTTCGACTGCTACATGGAACAGCAACTGATGCCCTTATGGCGCAAGCGACACGGCGGTGGCGACCTGCCGCAACTGATTCAGCAGGTCAGCCTGTATGCCCTGGAAGACTACTTGCAAAGCAGCCAGAAAATCGCCGTCATGCACAACGCCGACGACATTATCCTCGGCCCCGGGGACCTGGGTTTCCTGCGCCGGACCTTCGGCGAGCGGCTGACGCTCTACCCCTACGGTGGGCACTGCGGCAACTTTGGCTACACCGACAATGTTCGCCATATGCTGGCGTTCATGAGCGGCCAGGCCAGCCCTGCGCCGACCAGCATCGCCGTACGACAAGCCTCAGTGGGGAGCAACCAGCAATGA
- a CDS encoding VacJ family lipoprotein — translation MNRSYHLLLTAALLASGLAQAQEPDVDSDGFKHPLRNLSFSPGLDQREFERATLRALKIHDPFESFNRRLYHFNYRLDQWVMLPTVRGYQTVTPRFVRTGVSNFFNNLGEISNLSNSLLQGKGTRAMNATARLLFNSIIGVGGLWDPATRMGLVRQSEDFGQTLGFYGVPAGPYLILPALGPSNARDTVGRVTDFAVERQIDYLNYAQASGESLPLTGLRLVDIRYSTPFRYGQLNSPFEYEKLRYIYSKARELQIQE, via the coding sequence ATGAATCGCAGCTATCACCTGCTCCTGACGGCAGCATTGCTTGCAAGCGGCCTGGCTCAAGCCCAGGAGCCCGACGTGGACAGCGATGGGTTCAAGCACCCCCTGCGCAACCTGAGCTTCAGCCCCGGCCTCGACCAGCGCGAGTTCGAACGGGCGACATTGCGCGCGCTGAAGATCCATGACCCGTTCGAATCCTTCAACCGCCGCCTGTATCACTTCAATTATCGCCTCGACCAGTGGGTCATGCTGCCGACCGTGCGCGGCTACCAGACGGTGACACCGCGCTTTGTGCGGACTGGCGTCAGCAACTTCTTCAACAACCTGGGCGAGATCTCCAACCTGAGCAACAGCCTCTTGCAGGGCAAAGGCACTCGCGCCATGAACGCGACGGCGCGCCTGCTGTTCAACAGCATCATCGGCGTGGGCGGCCTCTGGGATCCGGCGACGCGCATGGGCCTGGTGCGCCAGAGCGAAGATTTCGGCCAGACCCTGGGCTTCTATGGCGTCCCCGCCGGCCCCTACCTGATCCTGCCGGCCCTGGGCCCGTCGAACGCACGCGATACCGTCGGGCGCGTCACCGACTTCGCCGTCGAGCGCCAGATCGACTACCTCAACTACGCCCAGGCCAGCGGCGAGAGCCTGCCGCTGACCGGCCTGCGCCTGGTGGATATCCGCTACAGCACGCCGTTCCGCTATGGCCAGCTCAACTCACCGTTCGAATACGAGAAGTTGCGCTACATCTACAGCAAGGCCAGGGAATTGCAGATACAGGAATAG
- a CDS encoding lipid A biosynthesis lauroyl acyltransferase, whose product MERPRFRIYFLHPRFWPLWLGLGFLWLLVQLPYRVLLALGRGLGLAMYRLAGSRRRIARRNLELCMGHLDADARERLLRANFASTGIAFFEMAMSWWWPQRRLQRLAHVEGLEHLQQASAEGQGVILMALHFTTLEIGAALLGQRHTIDGMYRQHKNPVFDYVQRRGRERHNPDATAIEREDVRAMLKVLRAGRAIWYAPDQDYGRKQSLFVPLFGISAATVTATTKFARLGKARVVPFTQERLADGSGYRLSIHAPLEHFPGETEEADCLRINQWVEQEVTALPAQYLWAHRRFKTRPEGAPSLYS is encoded by the coding sequence ATGGAGCGTCCACGTTTTCGTATCTATTTCCTGCACCCGCGCTTCTGGCCGCTCTGGCTGGGGCTTGGTTTTCTGTGGTTGCTGGTGCAGTTGCCTTATCGGGTGTTGCTGGCGCTTGGTCGCGGACTGGGTCTTGCGATGTACCGTTTGGCTGGTTCGCGCCGGCGAATCGCGAGGCGCAATCTCGAGCTGTGCATGGGGCATCTGGATGCTGACGCACGCGAACGCTTGCTGCGGGCGAATTTCGCGTCCACCGGCATTGCCTTTTTCGAGATGGCGATGAGCTGGTGGTGGCCGCAGCGACGTTTGCAGCGACTGGCGCATGTCGAGGGGCTCGAGCATTTGCAGCAGGCATCGGCCGAAGGGCAGGGCGTCATCCTGATGGCGCTGCACTTCACGACCCTGGAGATTGGCGCTGCGTTGCTTGGGCAGCGTCACACCATCGATGGCATGTACCGCCAGCACAAGAACCCCGTGTTCGACTATGTGCAGCGTCGTGGCCGCGAGCGGCATAATCCGGATGCCACCGCGATCGAGCGCGAGGATGTGCGAGCGATGCTCAAGGTGCTGCGTGCCGGACGGGCGATCTGGTATGCGCCGGACCAGGATTACGGGCGCAAGCAGAGCTTGTTCGTCCCTCTGTTCGGCATCAGTGCCGCCACTGTGACCGCCACCACCAAGTTCGCACGTCTGGGCAAGGCCCGTGTGGTGCCTTTCACGCAGGAGCGCCTGGCCGATGGTTCCGGCTACCGCCTGAGCATTCATGCGCCCCTGGAGCATTTCCCTGGCGAGACCGAGGAAGCGGACTGCCTGCGTATCAATCAGTGGGTTGAACAGGAAGTGACGGCCTTGCCGGCGCAATACCTGTGGGCGCACCGCCGCTTCAAGACACGCCCGGAGGGTGCGCCGAGTCTGTACTCCTGA